One segment of Treponema pectinovorum DNA contains the following:
- the tsf gene encoding translation elongation factor Ts — protein MAFTAADVKTLRESTGAGMLDCKKALQDANGDIAEAEKILKEKGLAAMAKRTDRAAGEGRIVIKQEGNKVAMVEVVCETDFVANNPDFIQIAENAVEITLKNGNDEVNDAHKAAIEPALVKFRENISVRRAACLTIPENASVGTYVHSDNKTGAIVIVEGSTADEVKTFAKDCCLHLAAFTPSYITKADVPQSYIDEQKEIFAAQMNADEKMASKPQNVKDGILQGKINKLVAESCFVEQAFVKDDKVSVEKKLEEVGKSVGAKLSFGKIVLFVLGK, from the coding sequence ATGGCATTTACTGCTGCTGATGTAAAAACTTTGCGCGAATCAACCGGTGCTGGGATGCTCGACTGTAAAAAAGCACTTCAGGATGCAAATGGTGATATCGCCGAAGCAGAAAAAATATTGAAAGAAAAAGGTCTTGCTGCAATGGCAAAACGTACAGACCGCGCTGCTGGCGAAGGTCGTATCGTTATAAAACAGGAAGGAAACAAAGTTGCAATGGTTGAAGTTGTTTGCGAAACAGACTTCGTTGCTAACAATCCAGACTTTATTCAGATTGCAGAAAACGCTGTAGAAATTACGCTTAAAAACGGAAATGATGAAGTTAACGATGCGCACAAAGCGGCTATTGAACCTGCTCTTGTTAAATTCCGCGAAAATATTTCTGTTCGCCGTGCTGCTTGTTTAACAATTCCTGAAAATGCCAGCGTTGGAACTTATGTTCACTCTGACAACAAAACAGGTGCAATCGTAATAGTTGAAGGTTCAACTGCTGATGAAGTAAAAACATTTGCAAAAGATTGTTGTCTTCACCTTGCAGCATTTACTCCTTCTTACATTACAAAAGCCGATGTTCCACAGTCTTATATCGATGAGCAAAAAGAAATCTTTGCTGCACAGATGAACGCTGACGAAAAGATGGCAAGCAAACCTCAGAATGTAAAAGACGGAATTCTTCAAGGCAAAATCAACAAACTTGTTGCAGAAAGTTGCTTTGTTGAACAGGCATTTGTAAAAGATGACAAAGTATCTGTAGAAAAGAAACTTGAAGAAGTTGGAAAATCTGTAGGTGCAAAATTGTCATTTGGAAAGATTGTTCTTTTCGTTTTAGGTAAATAA
- the frr gene encoding ribosome recycling factor — protein sequence MAFDAKAKMEKTLEGIKNEMNTIRTGRASASMFDKVRVDYYGQKSPLNQVAQVSIPEARTVVISPFDKSLISDIEKAILVADLGLNPSNDGKVIRISIPALTSERRKELVKQSKSIAENYKTTIRNIRRDGNEDLKKQQKSGEITEDQLKKETDELQKLTDKYIAEIQSVCDAKEKEILA from the coding sequence ATGGCATTCGATGCAAAAGCAAAAATGGAAAAGACCCTTGAAGGTATAAAAAACGAAATGAACACTATCAGAACTGGTCGCGCCTCAGCCTCTATGTTTGATAAAGTAAGGGTAGATTATTACGGACAAAAATCTCCTTTAAATCAGGTTGCACAGGTTTCAATTCCAGAAGCTCGCACTGTTGTAATCTCTCCTTTTGACAAATCGCTTATTTCTGATATTGAAAAAGCAATCTTAGTTGCAGATTTAGGCTTGAATCCTTCAAATGACGGAAAAGTAATCCGCATTTCGATTCCTGCTTTGACTTCAGAACGCCGCAAAGAACTTGTAAAGCAATCAAAATCAATCGCAGAAAATTACAAGACAACTATTCGCAATATCCGCCGCGACGGAAACGAAGATTTAAAAAAACAGCAAAAATCAGGTGAGATAACAGAAGATCAGTTAAAAAAGGAAACCGATGAACTTCAAAAACTCACCGACAAATATATAGCAGAAATTCAATCTGTTTGCGATGCAAAAGAAAAAGAAATACTCGCATAA